The following are from one region of the Candidatus Eremiobacteraceae bacterium genome:
- a CDS encoding electron transfer flavoprotein subunit alpha/FixB family protein has protein sequence MSAVIIYVEHQAGALRRIGLEMATKGADIAKSLGVPSLAVVLGADADKAVEQLKQTPVDIIAVGEKVQIEKIGLDPAVDALAALLSEHGASHVLLPSSNAGKDIAGRLGARLRLGVITEVTDLTVGENGLVAQSPKFGGSVTASISFKDSECGIVLCRPNSFAARKEAGKGEVIALAPPVCADRGVVIEESVTQEAGAVGVDEAGIVVSGGRGLGGPEHFDIIEGLASALGGAVGASRAAVDAGWISHGHQVGQTGKSVSPSLYIACGISGAIQHKVGMRSSGTIVAINKDANAPIFEFCDFGVVGDIFKVVPALTQLVKERKGA, from the coding sequence ATGTCAGCCGTCATCATCTACGTCGAACATCAAGCCGGAGCGCTGCGCCGCATCGGTTTGGAGATGGCCACAAAAGGCGCGGACATCGCGAAATCGCTCGGAGTTCCGTCATTGGCGGTCGTTCTCGGAGCCGATGCGGACAAAGCCGTCGAGCAGCTCAAGCAGACGCCCGTCGATATCATCGCGGTCGGCGAAAAGGTTCAGATCGAAAAGATCGGCCTCGACCCGGCCGTCGACGCTCTCGCCGCGCTCTTGAGCGAGCACGGAGCGTCGCATGTCCTATTACCCTCGAGCAACGCCGGCAAGGACATCGCCGGCCGATTGGGTGCACGTCTGCGGCTCGGCGTCATAACCGAGGTGACGGACCTTACCGTCGGTGAGAACGGACTCGTGGCGCAGTCGCCGAAATTCGGCGGATCGGTTACTGCTTCGATTTCGTTTAAGGATTCAGAATGCGGGATCGTTCTCTGCCGGCCCAACTCGTTCGCAGCGCGCAAGGAAGCGGGCAAAGGCGAAGTCATCGCGCTCGCGCCGCCTGTCTGCGCCGATCGCGGGGTCGTCATCGAGGAGAGTGTCACGCAGGAAGCCGGTGCCGTGGGTGTCGACGAAGCGGGCATTGTGGTTTCCGGCGGGCGCGGTCTCGGGGGACCGGAGCATTTTGACATCATCGAAGGGCTTGCGTCCGCGCTCGGCGGCGCGGTCGGTGCTTCGCGCGCCGCGGTGGATGCCGGGTGGATCTCGCACGGCCACCAGGTCGGGCAGACGGGCAAGAGCGTCTCTCCGTCGCTCTACATCGCGTGCGGCATATCCGGCGCGATCCAACATAAAGTGGGCATGCGCAGCTCGGGCACGATCGTCGCGATCAACAAAGATGCGAACGCCCCGATCTTCGAGTTCTGCGATTTCGGCGTCGTCGGCGACATCTTCAAGGTCGTGCCGGCGCTGACACAACTAGTCAAAGAACGAAAGGGCGCTTAA
- a CDS encoding electron transfer flavoprotein subunit beta/FixA family protein, producing the protein MKIVVTVKQVPDTNAEKSFDAATNRLNRSNVENVLNPFDEYAVEEGLRLKEALGGDTTVTIVSVAPESGREVVRKALAMGADSGALLSDAACAGGDSMATAYALSLAVKSIGFDLVLTGTQSTDAICGVVPAALAEYLGIPCLTFAKKLTVADGAIEVHRETETGYLRMRAPLPALVSVTKSANEPRYPSLKGIMGAKKKEIAALTLSGLNGAADRAGEAGSRTKVLATSAVGARPKGTVIQAPDGDEGARAILDFLVAKKAI; encoded by the coding sequence TTGAAAATCGTCGTCACGGTCAAACAAGTGCCCGATACGAACGCCGAAAAGTCGTTCGATGCGGCCACGAACCGTCTCAACCGGTCCAACGTTGAAAACGTTCTGAACCCGTTTGATGAATACGCCGTCGAGGAAGGCCTTCGTCTGAAAGAAGCGTTGGGCGGCGACACGACCGTGACGATCGTCTCGGTCGCGCCGGAAAGCGGACGCGAAGTCGTGCGCAAGGCGCTTGCCATGGGGGCCGATTCCGGTGCTCTGCTCTCCGATGCGGCGTGCGCCGGCGGCGATTCTATGGCGACCGCGTATGCGCTCTCGCTCGCGGTGAAATCGATCGGCTTCGACCTCGTGCTCACCGGCACGCAAAGCACCGACGCGATCTGCGGCGTCGTTCCGGCGGCCCTCGCGGAATATCTCGGCATCCCGTGTCTCACGTTTGCGAAGAAGCTGACGGTGGCGGATGGTGCGATAGAGGTGCACCGAGAGACGGAGACCGGTTATCTGCGCATGCGCGCTCCATTGCCCGCGCTCGTTTCGGTGACCAAGAGCGCGAACGAACCGCGCTATCCGTCGCTCAAAGGCATCATGGGCGCAAAGAAAAAGGAGATCGCCGCACTGACGCTCTCCGGTCTGAACGGTGCAGCGGACCGCGCCGGCGAGGCGGGCAGCCGTACGAAGGTGCTCGCCACCTCAGCCGTCGGTGCCCGGCCGAAGGGCACGGTCATCCAAGCGCCCGACGGTGATGAAGGCGCACGCGCCATCCTCGATTTCCTCGTCGCCAAGAAGGCGATCTGA
- a CDS encoding tetratricopeptide repeat protein has product MRRLIPAIAAAFLITAGFAASGVLVPADSTAYARPKAPKPTPSPSPTGSPTPTPQQRIATLRQTVKDNPNDRESHAELGQLLVEQGDPAGGRDELETAVGLGAEDERIWFYLGSADLALNDPSDAALQFERAENDDPSNVAVLANLVDVYLQLNRLDDAGRVAKRAIALHPDQSFGYESLGTVELNRNQFDAGRKDLLKALSIDPKDDRAKLLMGKSYIADKKPNYDLAITQFDAVLADDPKNVEALLAKSDALSGKGDVAGAVAVLQSIVKLHPESVEFEDDIAQTYLSHNMVQQARDAFAQAIKDHPKDAEPFALQAEYDNSKHNGTLASQEFEKAIALEPGNPRLLFDYGRMLLVDMNQPAKAQDIFSRLVSANPNDPEAVFYLGQAYAAGSQWAQARDEYIRSFGLAKTYTTLFNLGLSYFELKDYKNARAAFEALAINQDPKHPDAQLWYVLGDTYRLMGDKRNAIVAFKRFLVYYPKGPAATKAHAYLKALGAT; this is encoded by the coding sequence ATGCGCCGTCTGATACCGGCGATAGCCGCCGCCTTTCTCATCACCGCCGGGTTCGCGGCGAGCGGCGTGCTCGTACCTGCGGACTCGACGGCGTACGCGCGCCCGAAAGCGCCAAAGCCGACGCCAAGTCCGTCGCCGACGGGTTCTCCCACGCCCACACCGCAGCAACGCATCGCCACGCTGCGGCAAACCGTGAAAGATAATCCAAACGATCGCGAGTCGCATGCCGAACTCGGGCAATTGCTCGTGGAACAAGGCGATCCAGCCGGCGGCCGCGACGAGCTTGAGACCGCCGTCGGCCTCGGCGCGGAAGACGAACGCATCTGGTTTTATCTGGGCAGCGCGGACCTCGCGTTGAATGACCCGTCGGACGCGGCGCTGCAATTCGAACGAGCGGAGAACGACGATCCGAGCAATGTCGCGGTGCTCGCAAATCTTGTGGACGTGTATCTCCAGCTCAATCGGCTCGACGACGCAGGACGCGTGGCCAAACGTGCGATCGCGTTGCACCCCGACCAGTCATTCGGGTACGAGTCGCTCGGCACGGTCGAATTGAACCGCAACCAATTCGACGCCGGCCGGAAAGATCTGCTCAAGGCGCTCTCGATCGATCCAAAAGACGATCGGGCAAAGCTTCTCATGGGTAAATCGTACATCGCCGACAAGAAGCCGAACTACGATCTCGCGATCACGCAGTTCGATGCAGTGCTCGCCGACGACCCGAAGAATGTTGAAGCGCTCCTTGCGAAGTCCGACGCGCTGTCCGGCAAAGGCGACGTGGCAGGCGCGGTGGCGGTCTTGCAATCAATCGTGAAGCTGCACCCGGAATCGGTCGAGTTCGAAGACGACATCGCGCAGACGTATCTGTCGCACAATATGGTGCAGCAGGCGCGCGACGCGTTCGCTCAGGCGATCAAAGACCACCCGAAAGATGCCGAGCCGTTCGCGCTGCAGGCAGAATACGACAACTCAAAGCATAACGGCACGCTCGCGTCACAGGAATTCGAGAAGGCGATAGCGCTCGAGCCCGGCAACCCTCGTCTGCTCTTCGACTATGGCCGCATGCTGTTGGTCGACATGAATCAGCCGGCGAAAGCGCAGGACATCTTCTCGCGGCTCGTGTCCGCAAACCCGAACGACCCCGAAGCCGTGTTCTATCTCGGCCAGGCGTACGCGGCCGGCAGTCAATGGGCGCAGGCGCGCGACGAGTATATCCGATCGTTCGGCTTGGCCAAGACATACACGACGCTCTTCAATCTGGGGCTTTCGTACTTCGAGCTCAAAGACTATAAGAATGCGCGCGCGGCGTTCGAAGCGCTTGCGATCAACCAAGATCCAAAGCATCCCGATGCGCAGCTCTGGTACGTGTTAGGCGACACGTACCGGCTCATGGGCGATAAACGCAACGCCATCGTCGCGTTCAAGCGATTCCTCGTCTACTATCCAAAAGGTCCGGCGGCCACGAAGGCGCACGCATACCTGAAGGCGCTCGGCGCGACGTAA